One genomic window of Quercus lobata isolate SW786 chromosome 9, ValleyOak3.0 Primary Assembly, whole genome shotgun sequence includes the following:
- the LOC115959687 gene encoding mechanosensitive ion channel protein 2, chloroplastic-like: MQISDTQTGNPVTKSSVQNNSETLQLKNESGGGAGKETAELNSKDVNPLESMSEKSLSTSQEAGSEKMDISSATSHAKKDGGRATTLPSIAKPPLEENIVLGVALEGSKRTLPIEEEVAPSPSLAESKELTARRNGSESPLVSHDKKDCQSTAFPSGPQSD, from the coding sequence ATGCAGATATCTGACACCCAAACTGGGAATCCGGTGACTAAAAGTTCGGTCCAAAACAACTCCGAAACGCTGCAGCTCAAGAACGAAAGCGGAGGAGGTGCAGGGAAGGAGACAGCAGAATTGAATTCCAAAGATGTAAACCCACTTGAATCGATGTCTGAGAAATCATTATCTACTTCCCAGGAAGCTGGCAGTGAGAAAATGGATATTTCTTCAGCCACTTCTCATGCAAAGAAAGATGGTGGGAGGGCTACTACATTGCCATCAATTGCAAAGCCTCCCTTAGAAGAGAATATTGTTCTTGGTGTGGCTTTGGAGGGGTCAAAACGAACGCTTCCAATCGAGGAAGAAGTGGCTCCATCTCCTTCGCTTGCTGAGTCAAAAGAATTGACTGCTCGCAGGAATGGGAGTGAATCTCCTCTCGTTAGCCATGATAAGAAAGACTGTCAAAGTACAGCATTTCCTAGTGGACCACAAAGTGATTAG